cacctaggtatttatagttgtccacatattctaggtcggaaccgtccagggtggtgatgctagtcgtgcgggcgggtgcgggcagcgaacgattgaaaagcatgcatttggttttactagtgtttaagagcaggaaggagtgttgtatggcattgaagctcgtttggaggttagttagcacagtgtccaaggaaaggccagaagtatacagaatggtgtcgcctgcgtagaggtggatcaaggaatcgcCTGCAGCAAGatcgacatcattgatatatacagggaaaagagtcggccagagaattgaaccctgtggtacccccatagagaatgccagaggtccggacaacatgccccccgatttgacacactgaactccgtCTGCAAAGTAGtcggtgaaccaggcgaggcagtcattagaaaaaccaaggctattgagtctgccgataagaatacggcgattgacagagtcgaaagccttggccaggtcgatgaagacggctgcacagtacggTCTTTAAACGAtgacggttatgatattgtttagtaccttgagcgtggctgaagtgcaccATTGACTGGCTCGGaagccagattgcacagcggagaagtttcagtgggattcgaaatggtcagtgatctgtttattaacttggctttcgaagactttagataggaagggcaggatggatataggtctgtaacagtttgggtctagggtgtcaccccctttgaagagggggatgaccgcggcagctttctaatctttagggatcttggacgatacaaaagagaggttgaacaggctggtaataggggttgcaacaatggcggaggatagttttagaaagagagggtccagattgtctaacgAGATATCATTTTCATTGTTCTGCTGTGGCCATTGATGTGTTTTGATTTAGAACTTGGAGCTCGGCCAAGGGAGGTTCTTCCTTCAactttttgtttttacatatCCTGAtgcataccaccaccaccaccaccagcccccCTAAAGGTACCAGCCCAGCAAGATGTTCCACAAGTAGACCTGGAGAGAcaggaaaaaaaaaaacgttctaGTACTAGATTATTTCCTGGTTCTAGTACTAACATATTAATGAACGCAAACTGCCATACAAGTAAACCCATGTTATGTAATGATTTCTCACGACAGGAAATTACTTGATAGCACTACTACAAAACTAACATTGACTTTGATATAATACTTGTAGTATTAGATATGCAATATGGTGAAAAAAGTCAATGTACTGTAGAAAACATGTGGCTAACATTCCATCTAATGGGTACAGGCTTTTGTTACAGCCCTGCTCAAACACCCAATTCTGCTTTTCAAAGTCCTATTGAGCAGTAGAATCTGGTGTGCTAAAGTATTAATATAAAATGTTGAAACAATtacaaaaaacatttttaaaaaggcctAATTCCCACAGTTAAAATTGAAGCAAGGTAAAATTGAAGCAAGGTAATGGGATTAATATCTTAGAGTAGCGTATGCATTCAGGTTTCAGGGGAGATATATTGACATTAATTTATACATTTCCAGGCGTTCTATATTGCTAACGTTCTCTGAATTATTGTAGGAAAGAATGCAATCTCAGCAGCTTTCATGTGGTCCAAAACTTGCACAAATGACACCAAAATGACACTTCTACAAACGTAGTGCACCTGCAGCGCTGGAAAGGTGTTTAGGACATGTTCTATAGTTGCCATGTCGTCTCCCAGTAGCGGCCTAAGAACAGAGCTCCCGTAAATTTGTACATAGTTGTTTTGAATTATTCATTTTTgataacattgtttttttttgcatatatCTGGGGGTTTGAGCCACGGATTTGCAAATTAACTGACAGGTTAACACttaggctggctagctagctgactagTGTTTTTGTTAGAAAAATGCATCTGGACACAGTACAATCTTTTTTGTTTCTTTTGAGAACATCATTTTAGTTGGTGGCTGAAGTGTgagaggaatgagacagtggAATCCAGCAGAGCTAAGGCAGAGGGCTCGTAGAGTGGACGACTGGCTACTATTCTGAACTTAGTGTGGTGAGATGTCTGGCGCGCAGAGCTGCTGAGGCATCACCCAAGTGGGTGCTacagagtggaagaggagaagtcCAGTGGCTATACGACTCAGGCTGGTTCCCAGACTTGCCATCTACAAGATCTTCAGCAGACAGCAGACTCCCTTATCGTTATCTACCATCCTCTGTCTCGCTCCCGTCGCTCAAGCCATGAACTGACCCTCCATCTTTGGAGGATGCAGCTTTGAAAGACTTGACctttgcttgtttgttttgttgctCTTTAAGCACTTTGAAATTCTATGGAAAGTGTTAAagaaatgtaataaattattattaattaataCATAGTTAACTAGCGAGCTAACTTTTGATCTATCTAGCTAGGCCTAATGTTTACAATTTGACATCCAACCGCTAATGTATAGTCTCAACATTTAATACCATGCTGCTGCACTGACCCTGCTTCAGCACTTAAGGGTCTATCAGAGTATCAAACATGTACGCACAGCAGTGTTCTAAAATATTGGAGCATTGGGATCGAATTCAAGCAATTTCTATAACTGTCTAAACATTTAAATTAATAGAGGACGCATACTGGGAGATGAGTCTCAGAATTgcgtagctacagtgccttgcgaaagtattcggcccccttgaactttgcgaccttttgccacatttcaggcttcaaacataaagatataaaactgtattttttgtgaagaatcaacaacaagtgggacatttattggatatttcaaacttttttaacaaatcaaaaactgaaaaattgggcgtgcaaaattattcagcccccttaagttaatactttgtagcgccaccttttgctgcgattacagctgtaagtcgcttggggtatgtctctatcagttttgcacatcgagagactgacattttttcccatttctccttgcaaaacagctcgagctcagtgaggttggatggagagcatttgtgaacagcagttttcagttctttccacagattctcgattggattcaggtctggactttgacttggccattctaacacctggatatgtttatttttcccattccattgtagatgttgctttatgttttggatcattgtcttgttggaagacaaatctccgtcccagtctcaggtcttttgcagactccatcaggttctcttccagaatggtcctgtatttggctccatccatcttcccatcaattttaaccatcttccctgtccctgctgaagaaaagcaggcccaaaccatgatgctgccaccaccatgtttgacagtggggatggtgtgttcagctgtgttgcttttacgccaaacataacgttttgcattgttgccaaaaagttaaattttggtttaatctgaccagagcaccttcttccacatgtttggtgtgtctcccaggtggcttgtggcaaactttaaacgacactttttatggatatctttaagaaatggctttcttcttgccactcttccataaaggccagatttgtgcaatataaggattgttgtcctatggacagagtctcccacctcagctgtagatctctgcagttcatccagagtgatcatgggcctcttggctgcatctctgatcagtcttctccttgtatgagctgaaagtttagagggacggccaggtcttggtagatttgcagtggtctgatactccttccatttcaatattatcgcttgcacagtgctccttgggatgtttaaagcttgggaaatctttttgtatccaaatccggctttaaacttcttcacaacagtatctcggacccgcctggtgtgttccttgttcttcatgatgctctctgcgcttttaacggacctctgagactatcacagtgcaggtgcatttatacggagacttgattacacacaggtggattgtatttatcatcattagtcatttaggtcaacattggatcattcagagatcctcactgaacttctggagagtgtttgctgcactgaaagtaaaggggctgaataattttgcacgcccaatttttcagtttttgatttgttaaaaaagtttgaaatatccaataaatgtcgttccacttcatgattgtgtcccacttgttgttgattcttcacaaaaaaatacagttttatatctttatgtttgaagcatgaaatgtggcaaaaggtcgcaaagttcaagggggccgaatactttcgcaaggcactgtatgtcacaaTGGGACGCAGGACGACGTCTCAGCGTCTGGATTATGATTACGCTTTACTCTCCCGCTCCGGTCAGACGCATTTGAACAGAAACGCACATGATACAAACGTTGGCCTACACCAAAGAGACACAAACAAAACTTCCTGAAAGGATATTTCCCACTGATTTGTATAAAAAATGTCAAGCGTTGAGAGACGTTTGATCGAACGAGTACAGGAAAATCTTCATATtggattttattattattattattattattattattattatattacgcACTATTACCGACGGGAAAAGCAATATACATGCAACCCTACCCTGCAGTTGAAATTTGACcatttttaacccaaccccttcgAAAGACACGCATACATATACAGGTTGGACAGGtctaacctgtctaacctggagcagttgtgtgtgtgtgtgtgtgggggggggggggggggttcactttCCTCACGACTCGGGATTCAAACTGGCAACCTTCTTGTTGTTGGCtcacctctctaaccactaggctacctgcagccagAGAGGTGCACCCTTCCTGGAGAGCCTGCATTACTAGGTTGATGCGTGCAAGCCCCTATTCCATCTCCCCGTTCCAAAATACAATTTCATATATGGTCCCCAGATAAGGGACGTAGCAGATATTAAACTGTCAGGAACAGATTTTTAAgagatactacacttgatcttAGCCAAAAGGCAGAGAAGCCAAAAAAGTTGAAAAGTATCTTGACTGTCAAACTAAATATATATATGGCCAGAGGAGCCAGATGGGGGTAAATACACAACCATACACATTCCAAAACATATTGGCACATAAACCAGATCTGACTCACTTCTAGCTCCTGATCAGAGGTGATCATGACATCGAGTTAGACAACTTTACTTTCTAGTTCTACATGACAGATCCCAAAATAACTTGGAATGCATTTGATTTCAAATACAAACAGGGATCCTGttatctctctgattcagaggggttgggttaaatgaggaagacacatttcagttgaaggcattcagttgtacaactgactagatatcccctttcCCTCATTTAGAATGTTGCTGTGTGTCATTTTACAACACAGCTGTCTATGCGAGGTGAAAATTTGGCTTTTCAAAAAGACAGATCGGTAGGGTTTTCACTTTTGGTACAGTTCTGTTGGTTCTACTGCAACACACAAGCTCATTAAGTGCTTGGTAGATTTGTTATACTATTTGAACAGAGTTCTGCTATTACTGCACAACTCACAATCTACTTAAACTTAAAGATCAGACGATGATTATACCTGGTGTGGTTGAAGATTGTTGTGGGGCTGCTGTGGTGGTCAGACTCTCAGTGCTACCTGAAAATATATCATAAGCAAAATACACTGTTGTCATGCTTGAATAACAATTATTTCTGCAGTACGAAGATGGTTCTTAATCTCAGCGTTTCACAAACTTGGTcatggggaccccaaggggtgtaCGTTTTGGTTTTTGACTATGTAGTGCTCGGGAAAAAATAATGTACGTTTTGGTTTTTGACTATGTAGTGCTCGGGAAAAAATAACACCAACATGTGTATCCCCTGGGGTCCCCCGGTtgaagtttgggaaaccctgcattATCTTCTTCCAGGTTAAAGATCAGGTGACAATAATACCTCCTCGTGTGGTTGTAGATGGTTGTGGGGCTGCTGTAGTGGTTGAACTCTCAGTCATGTCTGAAAATATACCATAAGAAAAAGCTTCATGAATTTGTGATAAATAGTGCTGCAATGTTTACAATAGCAATAACAAATTATAACTGATGTTTAATCCCTTCAGTACAGCTAAGCAACAGTGGAACTTCAGAAACCGCTCCGTCACACTTTTCACTGAAGCTTTTTAATGCAAAAAAGAGGAGGCTTCTTACTTGTCATTTCAAGTACAATTCTCAGTTGACCTGGAAGACCTCCGTCTGTATAATAAACTGTCTCTGTATCTTCTTTGGTTACATTGTGAATTACAACAGTACAGCCACTGGAGTCGTTCATCAGCTGGATCCTGCCCAGATAATTTGGCCCCTCGGTGATCACGTTGTTCTCATAAGTGACCACTGGGCCTTTCCTCTCTGTGCATAATCCGAAGTCCGACTCAGGACATTGGCCATCAGTTATTGGTATAGTTACGGACCCTCCTCTGGTTACACTAAGATAACGTATACCTGAGTGTAGCACTGTAAAAATGAGAGAAAAACACCCTTGTCATTTTTACCGCCACAGCAAAAGTTATTTAACATTATAATGTTGCTTCCGAGGCTCTCTTTCAAGATGCTAGTGCTATTTACATACACTTTCTCTCAGCCAACAAGGCAAGTAATTACATAAACAGAAGTCATGTAAAGCAGTATTGTTATGAATTGTATTAAAAGGTGTCTGACAGGATTATTTTTTTATAATTCATAAAAGATGCTGGGATTGTGTACAACAATCCCGACACTGTCTAACCGTTAATCATATATAATATGGTTTTGGAAAGCTCAAAATACCCTTATATCAATTGTACAGAAGatatatgtagtactgtgcaccatTTTAACACAGATTCCAACAGAGATGTTTTGCACTGCACATTTTCCCCAAACTTCATCACTTTCTGAGCAAATGGAAACATGGGAAGGAACAGAAAATAAACGTCCACTCAAACTATGTCCCACCAAAAACAAATACTGAAATATATggtaaaacacaacagtaaaagTGTATATCTTCTATTTGTAAAGTCATTTAGGATGATAATTATGTTTATTACTGGTTTCCAAACCAGTATTGCAATTAAGGATAGAGCGTTTCACACCTTCAATTCCACTCAGCTAATTATAATGAAGTTGGTCAGAAAGGCAAACTTTACCAGCCACCAGCAGAAAACAAACATGCTTCGATGTCTCCAACTTACAATAGGAGTGTAACGGTACAGTACTCATACCGAACCGGTCGGGGACCGGTGTAtgaatacataaaaataaaaaaaaagaacacTAGGCCTGTGCCTACTCCGCATTGTACAGTGatctccaaaagtattgggaggTTAAAGGTACAGACTCAGCGTTTTTCCCTCATATCGGGTGAACtgaattacagcactttttgtacatagtgcCCCCCCATTtgaggggaccaaaagtattgggacaaattcactgaAATGTGTATTCAATTAGTCAAACGTGTAGTATTTGGTGTCATAAACCTGGCACGTAATGATGACATCAAACTTGTTACTTTACAAACCTTTTGGATGCATTTGCGGTTTGTGTTTCAAATTATTTTGTGGCCaacagaaatgaacagtaaataatgtattgtgtaatttttattgtaaataaaaatagaaTGTTTCTAATCACTTCTaaatgaatgtggatgctaccatgattatggatagtcttgaatgaatcatgaataatgatgagaaaGTTAGACACACAAAATTGTCTGTAGCGGTGGTGTTCTCTATTCTGCTCTACGACCCCGACAAGCATCTTGGGGGactctgccaacttctgtctgtagcgtccaaacagtttgggatacccctctgtggaaaggtgagactcacAAACATGTACATGTGGCTTGTTTTTCTCTAAGACCATGGCCACAGGAAGTAGgagtgctgagggtgctgcagcaccccctgaaaaatctgaaTATTAATATCAGAATTTCACTAAATTAGTTCACTGGActcactagtcctgtattagcagacagATATAGCCTTCTCTAGCACAGCCCCCCAAAAATGACAGCGCTGCaatatatatatcagtgtattgCAGAAATCGTGCATGCATTGGATTGCAATGCAGGTGTGATAAAATAATCCAGTCCAGTTTAATGAATTATAGTGTAGGCTAATTCGAGACCGAGTGGCACAGTgtttaagacactgcatcgcagtgctagaggagtcaattccaggctgtatcacaaccaaccgtgaccgggagtcccatagggcggcgcacaattggcccagcgtcgtccgggttagagaagggtttggccatcattgtaaataaacgTGAATCATTTACAATaaaggcctaccccggccaaacttggatgacactgggccaattgtgtgccgccctatgggactcccaatcacaaccggatgtgattcagcctggatttgaaacagggactgtagtgacacctgcgccactcgggggcccagaagaacacagtggcctccattctttgACAAAGTTTGAGCTGGCCacccagactcttcctagagctggctgcctggccaaacttagcaatcgagggagaagggccttggtcagggaggtgaccaagcacCTGATGGTCACCCTGaccgagctccagagttcctctgtggatatgggagaactttctaaaaggacaaccatctctgcagcactccaccaatcaggcctttatggtagagtgaccagagggaagctactcctcagtaaaaggcacatgacagcccacttggtttggcaaaaaggcacctaaaggactctgaccatgagaaacaaaaatctctggtctgatgaaaccaagattgatctcTAGTCTGAAAGCAAAGCGTCACACCTGGAGGAAACCTCGTACCGTCCctatggtaccccctgtatatagcctcaccactgttattttactgttgctctttaatgatttgttttttttatttcttataCATTTTTTACTTCACACTTACGTTTCTAACAACTgcattgtaaataagcatttcactgtaaggtctgcacacctgttgtattcggcgcatgtgacaatttgatttatttaattaaAAACCAACCGGAGTTCGACTGGCTGGAAGACAGGAACCAgatgactgcaacactcagacaACTAAAAAGAAATTGACAACTTGTTATCGACAAACTTTCATAACCAAGAGACTGTTAAGAGATGTTATTAATATAAACGGTCATCAGACCTGTTTGAAACTTCATAACCAGAGCCATATAACTAAAGTTAACTGTTAATAGATGGCTCTGATCGTTTCAAGCTCATTTGGTCTCTGGCTTCGTATTGAACTTATCTGACGTTAACGTTACTTCATCATGGTCAAATTAGCTGACGTTACATAGATATTATAACTAGTGACCTGTAGTCAGCTTTAACGTTAATGTAGGTTACCACAGACGCCGGTCAATAAAAAAAAACGCGACGTAGCCAAGTTAACTAGCTACAGGCCGAGAAGGTAGCTAGCGTTGactttgctagctagcttgccTGAGAGAGCAAACTCTCAGAAAATGTATACTTAACCTTGACTAAACAGTAGATATCGATCAGAATTGATGCCACATACATCGCCGAACAAGCAGAAGACTCACCTGCGGAAATTCATCTTGATTAATTAGTTACAGCTGAAAACGAATTTTAGTCCTGGAAATCTATAACCTAACTCGAACAGCACTAGAGGTATGCTggaatattgtaatgaaacagctatcgactgtgccgcaaaagcatgctagTGGTAGGCGGAGTCAGAGGGAGCGTTCATTTTGTGCCCCGGTTCATAAATCAGTGCATCCTTTTTCCTCACCCCATCCTtaatattgcgattggcaacttccataaattaggtgcattaccgccactgacctagTTCgtcttcagtcacccacgtgggtgttaaccaatgaggagatggcatgtgaatacctgcttctataaaccaaggaagagatgggagaggcaggacttccTCGTTGGCGCTCGTGAGCAGTGTGggttgaataacatggatttctaaatgtattttgcagtgTGGTcagtgttgcaaaataaatgtagaaatctatgttattcaattattgcacccacactactcgtgcgtcaacgagcgtctgcgttgccaagacCACGGAACCCAAAGGCTGCGAGTGCGCCatcatgcatacatttattttgtcccccaaAACCAAACGCGATCCCGACTTGCAggttaaaatataaaaacaaactctgaaccaattagattaatttggggacaggtcaaaaagcattaaacatgtatggcaatttagctagcacTCGCtaactaatttgtcctatttagctagcttgctgttgctagctagtttGTCCTGGGAtttaaacattgagttgttattttacctgaaatgcacaaggtcctctactccgacaattaatccacacattaaATGGTCAACctaatcgtttctagtcatctctttTGGGGACAGGTCGATACATTTATGCAcaatggcgcacgcgcgcagccagTTTGGGTTCTGTGTTAGGCTACTCCTGTCTGGCAGACTATATCGGAACAAGGGGTCCGATACCAACAGGTTTAGACCGTTTCTGTCTACAAGCcgtcagactgctgaacacttgaactggatcTGCTCTGATTCTCTACACcttaacacacacccacacagacatccacaaacacacacattaaatcaaatgaaagtttatttgtcacgtgcgccgaatataacaggtgtttcaccttacagtgaaatgctaacttacaggccctaaccaacagtgcaatttaagtttttttttaaaggtattaggtgaacaatagataaggaAAGAAATAACAacaacagtgaaaaataacagtagagttacctgttcaggagtcttatggcttgggggtaaaaactgttgagaagcctttgaccatttttagggcctttgaCTGACACCgcctgtagaggtcctggatggcaggcagcttagccccggtgatgtactgggccatacgcactaccctctgtagtgccttgcgataGAAGGCtgagcagttgtcgtaccaggcagtgatgcaaccaggcagaatgctctcaatgttgcagctgtagaaccttttgaggatctgaagacccattGAAAATCTTTCAGTTTCCTAAGGGGGAAtatgctttgtcgtgccctcctcacgactgtcttggtgtgtttggaccattctagtttgttggtgatgtggacaccaaggaacttgaagctcacaacctgcaccactacagcccgtcgatgagattgggagcgtgctcggtcctccttttcctgtagtccacaatcaactccttagtcttggttacagtgagggacaggttgttattctggcaccaccaggctaggtttctgacctcctccctataggctgtctcgtcgttgtcgtgATCAGGCCTGTCGTCTGGCCacccagtcgtgggtgaacagggagtacaggaggggactgagcacgcacccctgaggggctccggtgttgaggatcagcatggcagatgtgttgctacctactctcaccacctgggggcagcctgtcagtaagtccagggtccagttgcagagggaggtgtttagtcccagggtccttagcttaatgctacacacacatcacagctgctgctaccagactcttattatgaTTGCTAAGTAGCCTAGGCTgctgcacaatttaaacacttgaCCCCCAACACCCCACCCCCTTCCCaaaaattgtgccttcctgtgtTATACTGATGCTaacatgtttattctattctactgagccatttactttgtttgtatacactacgtgaccaaaagtatgcggacacctgctcatcgaacatctcattccaaaatcatgggctttaatatggagttggtcccccctttgctgctataacagcctctactctagatgttggaacattgctacaggGATTTgtttccatttagccacaagagcattagtgaagtcgggcactgatgttgggcgattaggcctggattgcagtcggtgttccaattcatcccaaaggtgctcaatggggttgaggtcagggagctgtgcaggccagtcatgttcttccacagcgatctcgacaaaccatttatgtatggacctcgctttgtgcatgggggcattatcattctgaaacagTAAAGTGCCTTCCTCAAAAAGTTGGAAGCGCCGAATCGTCGAGAATTACATtgcattttttcattttttttatttcacctttatttaaccaggtaggctagttgaaaacaagttctcatttgcaactgtgacctggccaagataaagcaaagcagttcgacaactaaaacaacacagaattacacatggaataaacatacatacaatcaataatacagaagaaaaatctatatacagcatgtggaaatgaggtaggataagagaggtaaggcaaaaaataggccattgtgccgaagtaattacaatatagcaattaaacactggaatggtaggatgtgcagagtGTGAATGTGCacgttgagatactggggtgcaaaggagcaagacaaataaataaataaatacagtatggggatgaggtagattggatggtgcagtgatctatgagctgctctgacagctggtgcttaaagctagtgagggaggtaagagtctccagcttaagagatgtttgcaattcgttccagtcattggcagcagagaactggaaggagaggccgtcaaaggaagaattggctttgggggtgatcggtgagatatacctgctggagcgcgtgctatgggtgggtgctgctatggtgaccagtgggctgagataaggcggggctttacctagcagagacttgtagatgacctggagccagtgggtttggcgacaagtatgaagcgagggccagccaacgagagcatacaggtcgcagtggtgggtagtatatggggttttggtaacgaaacggatggcactgtgatagactgcatcaagtttgttgagtagagtgttggaggctattttgtaaatgacatcattgaggatcggtaggacggtcagttttacgagggtatgtttggtagcatgagtgaaggatgctttgttgcgaaataggaagccgattctagatttaattttggattggagatgtttaatgtgagtctggaaggaacgtttacagtctaaccagacacctaggtatttgtagttgtccacatattctaaatcagaactgtccagagtagtgatgctggacgggcgggcgggtgcgggcagcgatcggttgaagagcatgcatttagttttacttgcatttaaaagcagttggtgGCCACGGAAGGAggtgtatggtattgaagctcatctggaggttagttaacacagtgtccaacgaagggccagaggtatacagaatggtgtcgtctgcgtagaggagGATCAAAGAataaccagcagcaagagcgacatcattgatgtacaatttgggcaaaaaagtatttagtcagccaccaattgtgcaagttctcccacttaaaaagatgagagaggcctgtaattttcatcataggtacacttcaactatgacagacaaaatgaaaaaaaaaaatacagaaaatcacattgtaggattttgaatgcatttatttgcaagtggtaagggtagtggtaagggtaggtaacaacaaatCCGACACATTGAtcatcaacacgggggcccc
This sequence is a window from Oncorhynchus clarkii lewisi isolate Uvic-CL-2024 chromosome 26, UVic_Ocla_1.0, whole genome shotgun sequence. Protein-coding genes within it:
- the LOC139385213 gene encoding uncharacterized protein: MNFRSCLSVAVIWFLSSSQSNSVLHSGIRYLSVTRGGSVTIPITDGQCPESDFGLCTERKGPVVTYENNVITEGPNYLGRIQLMNDSSGCTVVIHNVTKEDTETVYYTDGGLPGQLRIVLEMTNMTESSTTTAAPQPSTTTRGGSTESLTTTAAPQQSSTTPGLLVEHLAGLVPLGGLVVVVVVCIRICKNKKLKEEPPLAELQVLNQNTSMATAEQ